The following are encoded together in the Pleurocapsa sp. FMAR1 genome:
- a CDS encoding TPM domain-containing protein codes for MVNKFIQRFLITVGACLLILTICFTPSALAVNNPELLPDIETPVVDLANFLPKLQEESLIKNLEDFEAETGWKMRVLTQYDRSPGRAVKKFWGLDDKSILLVADGRGGNLLAFSIGDDVYELLPRNFWIELQTRFGNMYYTREHGENNAIVEALESVKGCLIKQGCNSVPGLSQELWILTLISSIVGGVILGVAVIPRTEKQVIAWQWGLIMSPLWGILFIAFGMGPIITRTPEFLPLFRNIIGFALGAVVAFLSPSFIQPPTSDSET; via the coding sequence ATGGTAAATAAATTTATACAGCGTTTCCTAATTACCGTTGGGGCTTGCTTATTGATTTTAACTATTTGCTTTACTCCTTCTGCCTTGGCGGTCAACAATCCAGAACTACTACCCGATATAGAAACCCCTGTAGTTGATTTAGCCAACTTCTTACCTAAGCTGCAAGAAGAATCTTTGATTAAAAACCTAGAGGATTTTGAAGCAGAGACAGGCTGGAAGATGAGAGTATTGACTCAATACGATCGCTCTCCTGGTCGTGCGGTTAAGAAATTCTGGGGTCTAGATGATAAAAGCATTTTACTGGTAGCAGACGGCAGAGGTGGAAATCTGCTGGCCTTTAGTATTGGTGATGATGTTTATGAATTATTGCCCCGTAATTTCTGGATCGAACTGCAAACTCGCTTTGGCAATATGTACTATACTCGCGAACACGGCGAAAACAATGCCATAGTCGAAGCCCTAGAATCTGTAAAAGGTTGTTTAATTAAGCAAGGCTGCAATAGTGTACCTGGACTATCTCAAGAACTATGGATCTTGACCTTAATTAGCTCGATTGTTGGAGGAGTAATTCTGGGAGTTGCTGTCATACCTCGCACAGAAAAACAGGTTATTGCTTGGCAGTGGGGTCTTATAATGTCGCCTCTGTGGGGAATTCTCTTTATCGCCTTTGGCATGGGTCCTATTATTACTCGTACACCTGAATTTCTACCTTTGTTCCGCAACATAATTGGTTTTGCCTTGGGGGCAGTTGTCGCATTTCTCTCGCCTTCATTTATTCAGCCTCCTACTTCAGATTCGGAAACTTAA
- a CDS encoding class I SAM-dependent methyltransferase yields the protein MMTEIDKSKVQKLVEQSYARNDPTGWFEELYNTAQGDESAIPWADLTVNPNLANWLKQQNLQGQGKTALVVGCGLGDDAEALANIGFKVLGFDISPTAIAWCQKRFADSQVNYAIDDLLNPTVINSRHFDFILESYTLQALPANVRHQGIESISKLLAPQGRLLIICRGRDVNEPATSLPFPLTKEELAYFEQLGLEQIRFEDYLDQGSKPVRRFRIEYKLFK from the coding sequence ATGATGACAGAAATAGACAAAAGCAAAGTTCAGAAGCTCGTAGAACAGTCTTACGCTCGTAATGATCCAACAGGATGGTTTGAAGAACTATACAATACTGCTCAAGGAGATGAATCAGCTATTCCTTGGGCAGATTTGACGGTTAACCCTAATTTAGCCAACTGGCTTAAACAACAGAACCTCCAAGGACAAGGAAAAACTGCTTTGGTGGTTGGCTGTGGTTTAGGAGATGATGCAGAAGCTTTAGCAAATATAGGTTTTAAAGTTTTAGGATTTGATATTTCACCAACTGCGATCGCCTGGTGTCAAAAGCGTTTTGCCGATTCGCAAGTTAACTACGCGATCGATGATCTATTAAATCCTACCGTAATCAACAGTCGCCACTTTGATTTCATTTTAGAATCTTATACCCTTCAGGCTTTACCTGCTAATGTAAGACATCAGGGAATTGAATCGATTAGCAAACTTCTTGCTCCTCAAGGGAGGTTGTTAATCATCTGTCGTGGAAGAGATGTAAATGAGCCAGCCACTAGTTTACCTTTTCCGCTTACGAAAGAAGAATTGGCTTATTTTGAGCAATTAGGCTTGGAACAAATTAGATTTGAAGATTATCTAGATCAGGGATCTAAACCAGTCAGACGCTTTCGCATCGAATACAAATTGTTCAAATAA